The Vicia villosa cultivar HV-30 ecotype Madison, WI linkage group LG1, Vvil1.0, whole genome shotgun sequence genome includes a region encoding these proteins:
- the LOC131602053 gene encoding rhomboid-like protein 14, mitochondrial, with the protein MESNPGRGISRGMLPLLALHTFAEYYRSDSKPPVTAALIAANTLIYLRPNFLRHLIPPIDQIWFNPHLILKNKDLQRFFLSPFYHINDSHLVYNMISLLWKGIQLENSMGSVEFASTVASLLALSQSITLILSKSLFVFFDYERSYFNEYSVGFSGVLFAMKVVLNSLSDDYSNVYGVLVPSRYAAWAELFLIQMFVPGVSFLGHLSGILAGLVYVRLRRNYSGSNPLSVVFRGFSSLLKWPVRFFGNLFGFRRGRISGRGTVGRSGRNANARSARPAVDWRCHACTYDNSGLLSVCEMCGTSRVSSSSQRDGRDYYDSDGLSMDELRRRRIERFGR; encoded by the exons ATGGAATCAAACCCCGGAAGAGGAATTTCAAGAGGAATGCTTCCATTACTAGCTCTCCACACCTTCGCCGAATATTACCGATCCGACTCAAAACCTCCCGTCACCGCCGCCCTCATCGCCGCCAACACTCTCATCTATCTCCGACCAAATTTCCTCCGTCACCTCATTCCTCCCATCGATCAAATCTGGTTCAACCCTCACCTCATCCTCAAG AACAAGGATTTACAACGATTCTTCTTATCGCCGTTCTACCATATCAACGATTCTCACCTCGTTTACAACATGATATCTCTTCTCTGGAAAGGTATTCAATTGGAAAATTCCATGGGAAGTGTTGAGTTTGCTTCTACGGTTGCTTCTCTTCTCGCTTTATCTCAGAGTATAACCCTAATTTTGTCCAAATCGTTGTTTGTTTTCTTCGATTATGAAAGATCTtacttcaacgaatattctgtTGGTTTCTCCGGCGTTTTATTTGCTATGAAAGTAGTTCTCAATTCGCTATCGGATGATTACAGTAATGTTTACGGTGTTTTGGTTCCGTCGCGTTACGCGGCTTGGGCTGAGTTGTTTCTGATTCAAATGTTTGTGCCAGGTGTGTCGTTTCTTGGTCATCTTAGTGGTATACTTGCAGGACTGGTTTATGTGAGGTTGAGACGGAATTATTCTGGTTCGAATCCGTTGAGTGTTGTTTTTAGGGGGTTTAGTTCTTTGTTGAAATGGCCTGTGAGGTTTTTTGGGAATTTGTTTGGGTTTAGGAGGGGACGGATTTCTGGTAGGGGGACTGTTGGACGGTCGGGGAGGAATGCGAATGCGAGGTCTGCTCGGCCGGCTGTTGATTGGAGATGCCATGCTTGTACTTATGACAATTCTGGTTTGTTGAGTGTTTGTGAGATGTGTGGGACTAGCAGGGTTTCTTCTTCTTCGCAACGGGATGGTCGGGATTATTATGATTCTGATGGTCTTTCAATGGATGAACTGCGCCGCAGGAGAATAGAAAGATTTGGTAGGTGA
- the LOC131602058 gene encoding cyprosin-like has protein sequence MEFKYFLTLMFLWALFKSLSFVASDDGLMRVSLKRRNLDVHTLNSARIKEVFDHGGLRGVSSNDYLTTDIVYLKNYLDAQYFGEIGIGSPPQMFKVVFDTGSSNLWVPSSKCRLSIACYIHSKYRSKLSSTYTKNGTSCKIPFSRGYIPGFFSQDNVKVGNIIIRDQAFTEITKEGSLEFLAMHFDGILGLGFQDISIGQVTPVWYNMIEQGYMSQKIFSLWLNQNPDSNIGGEIVFGGIDWRHFRGDHTYVPVSQQGYWQIDVGDILLENNSTGLCQGGCAAIIDSGTSLIAGPTSVVTQINHAIGAEGYVSYECKNIIHNYGDLIWEFITSGLRPEIICVDIGLCSRNGSHRMNDDIETVLDDENWGGSKQTRESPLCTLCDMIVFWIQVQLKQRNTRERILNYIDELCEKLPNPVGQSFINCDNIPTMPQIIFKIGNRSFPLSPDQYILRVEEGCSSVCYGGFVGIDVPAPQGPLWVLGDIFLGAYHTVFDYGNLRVGFAEAA, from the exons ATGGAGTTCAAGTATTTTCTAACTCTGATGTTCTTAtgggctttgttcaaatctctgtctTTTGTAGCTTCTGATGATGGGTTAATGAGAGTTAGTCTGAAAAGAAGGAATTTAGATGTTCATACTCTTAATTCTGCAAGGATTAAGGAAGTTTTTGATCATGGAGGATTAAGGGGTGTTAGTAGTAATGATTATTTAACAACTGATATAGTTTATCTTAAGAATTATCTTGATGCACAATATTTTGGTGAAATTGGTATTGGATCACCTCCTCAAATGTTCAAGGTTGTGTTTGATACTGGAAGCTCAAATCTTTGGGTTCCATCTTCCAAATGCAGATTATCT ATTGCTTGTTATATTCATTCCAAGTATAGGTCCAAGTTGTCTAGCACTTATACAAAAAATG GAACATCATGCAAGATCCCTTTTAGCCGAGGGTACATTCCCGGCTTCTTCAGCCAAGATAATGTAAAAGTCGGGAATATCATCATTAGAGATCAG GCGTTTACTGAAATTACAAAGGAAGGATCATTGGAGTTTTTAGCAATGCATTTTGATGGGATTCTTGGACTTGGATTTCAGGATATATCAATTGGACAAGTCACACCAGTGTG GTATAATATGATTGAACAAGGGTACATGAGTCAAAAGATTTTCTCTCTTTGGTTAAACCAAAACCCAGATTCAAACATAGGTGGTGAGATTGTCTTTGGTGGTATTGATTGGAGACACTTTAGGGGTGACCATACTTATGTTCCAGTTTCTCAACAGGGCTATTGGCAG ATTGATGTTGGAGACATTCTACttgaaaacaattcaacaggACTATGTCAAGGAGGTTGTGCTGCGATTATCGACTCAGGAACCTCTTTGATCGCTGGTCCAACC AGTGTTGTTACTCAAATTAACCACGCCATTGGAGCAGAAGGATATGTGAGTTATGAATGTAAAAACATCATCCATAACTATGGCGATTTGATATGGGAATTCATAACTTCCGGG tTAAGACCTGAAATTATATGCGTTGACATTGGACTCTGCTCACGTAACGGATCACATAGAATGAA TGACGATATTGAAACAGTGCTAGACGATGAAAACTGGGGCGGTTCAAAACAAACTAGAGAAAGTCCATTGTGTACATTATGCGATATGATTGTGTTTTGGATTCAGGTTCAGCTTAAGCAGAGGAACacaagagaaagaatattaaattatattgatGAG CTATGTGAGAAGCTTCCGAATCCGGTGGGACAATCGTTTATAAACTGTGATAATATTCCAACTATGCCGCAAATTATATTTAAGATTGGAAACAGATCATTTCCGCTATCTCCGGATCAG TATATTCTAAGAGTTGAAGAAGGGTGTTCAAGTGTGTGTTATGGAGGTTTTGTTGGTATAGATGTGCCTGCTCCACAGGGTCCTCTATG GGTTCTTGGAGATATATTTCTGGGGGCATACCATACAGTTTTTGATTATGGAAATCTTCGTGTAGGATTTGCTGAAGCTGCATAG